The Chlorocebus sabaeus isolate Y175 chromosome 9, mChlSab1.0.hap1, whole genome shotgun sequence genome includes a window with the following:
- the TIAL1 gene encoding nucleolysin TIAR isoform X1, producing MMEDDGQPRTLYVGNLSRDVTEVLILQLFSQIGPCKSCKMITEQPDSRRVNSSVGFSVLQHTSNDPYCFVEFYEHRDAAAALAAMNGRKILGKEVKVNWATTPSSQKKDTSNHFHVFVGDLSPEITTEDIKSAFAPFGKISDARVVKDMATGKSKGYGFVSFYNKLDAENAIVHMGGQWLGGRQIRTNWATRKPPAPKSTQENNTKQLRFEDVVNQSSPKNCTVYCGGIASGLTDQLMRQTFSPFGQIMEIRVFPEKGYSFVRFSTHESAAHAIVSVNGTTIEGHVVKCYWGKESPDMTKNFQQVDYSQWGQWSQVYGNPQQYGQYMANGWQVPPYGVYGQPWNQQGFGVDQSPSAAWMGGFGAQPPQGQAPPPVIPPPNQAGYGMASYQTQ from the exons ATGATGGAAGACGACGGGCAGCCCCGGACTCT ATACGTAGGTAACCTTTCCAGAGATGTGACAGAAGTCCTTATACTTCAGTTGTTCAGTCAGATTGGACCCTGTAAAAGCTGTAAAATGATAACAGAG CAACCCGATAGCAGAAGGGTCAACTCTTCTGTTGGATTTTCTGTTTTGCAGCATACAAGCAATGACCCATATTGCTTTGTGGAATTTTATGAACACAGAGATGCAGCTGCTGCATTAGCTGCtatgaatgggagaaaaattttgggAAAG gaGGTCAAAGTAAACTGGGCAACTACACCAAGTAGCCAGAAAAAAGATACTTCCA ATCACTTCCATGTGTTTGTTGGGGATTTGAGTCCAGAAATTACAACAGAAGATATCAAATCAGCATTTGCCCCCTTTGGTAAAATATC GGATGCCCGGGTAGTTAAAGACATGGCAACTGGAAAATCCAAAGGCTATggttttgtatctttttataaCAAACTG gatgcagaaaatgcgaTTGTGCATATGGGAGGTCAGTGGTTGGGTGGTCGTCAAATCCGAACCAACTGGGCCACACGTAAACCACCTGCACCTAAAAGTACACAAGAAA ACAACACTAAGCAGTTGAGATTTGAAGATGTAGTAAACCAGTCAAGTCCAAAAAATTGTACTGTGTACTGTGGAGGAATTGCGTCTGGGTTAACAg atcaGCTTATGAGACAGACATTCTCACCATTTGGACAAATTATGGAAATAAGAGTTTTCCCAGAAAAGGGCTATTCATTTGTCAG attttCAACCCATGAAAGTGCAGCCCATGCCATTGTTTCGGTGAACGGTACTACGATTGAAGGACATGTGGTTAAATGCTATTGGGGTAAAGAATCTCCTGATATGACTAAAAACTTCCAACAG GTCGACTATAGTCAGTGGGGCCAATGGAGCCAAGTGTATGGAAACCCACAACAATATGGACAGTATATGGCAAATGGGTGGCAAGTACCGCCTTATGGAGTATATGGGCAACCATGGAATCAACAAGGATTTGGAGTAGA tcaATCACCTTCTGCTGCTTGGATGGGTGGATTTGGTGCTCAGCCTCCCCAAGGACAAGCTCCTCCCCCTGTAATACCTCCTCCTAACCAAGCTGGATATGGTATGGCAAGTTACCAAACACAGTGA
- the TIAL1 gene encoding nucleolysin TIAR isoform X2 — MMEDDGQPRTLYVGNLSRDVTEVLILQLFSQIGPCKSCKMITEHTSNDPYCFVEFYEHRDAAAALAAMNGRKILGKEVKVNWATTPSSQKKDTSNHFHVFVGDLSPEITTEDIKSAFAPFGKISDARVVKDMATGKSKGYGFVSFYNKLDAENAIVHMGGQWLGGRQIRTNWATRKPPAPKSTQENNTKQLRFEDVVNQSSPKNCTVYCGGIASGLTDQLMRQTFSPFGQIMEIRVFPEKGYSFVRFSTHESAAHAIVSVNGTTIEGHVVKCYWGKESPDMTKNFQQVDYSQWGQWSQVYGNPQQYGQYMANGWQVPPYGVYGQPWNQQGFGVDQSPSAAWMGGFGAQPPQGQAPPPVIPPPNQAGYGMASYQTQ; from the exons ATGATGGAAGACGACGGGCAGCCCCGGACTCT ATACGTAGGTAACCTTTCCAGAGATGTGACAGAAGTCCTTATACTTCAGTTGTTCAGTCAGATTGGACCCTGTAAAAGCTGTAAAATGATAACAGAG CATACAAGCAATGACCCATATTGCTTTGTGGAATTTTATGAACACAGAGATGCAGCTGCTGCATTAGCTGCtatgaatgggagaaaaattttgggAAAG gaGGTCAAAGTAAACTGGGCAACTACACCAAGTAGCCAGAAAAAAGATACTTCCA ATCACTTCCATGTGTTTGTTGGGGATTTGAGTCCAGAAATTACAACAGAAGATATCAAATCAGCATTTGCCCCCTTTGGTAAAATATC GGATGCCCGGGTAGTTAAAGACATGGCAACTGGAAAATCCAAAGGCTATggttttgtatctttttataaCAAACTG gatgcagaaaatgcgaTTGTGCATATGGGAGGTCAGTGGTTGGGTGGTCGTCAAATCCGAACCAACTGGGCCACACGTAAACCACCTGCACCTAAAAGTACACAAGAAA ACAACACTAAGCAGTTGAGATTTGAAGATGTAGTAAACCAGTCAAGTCCAAAAAATTGTACTGTGTACTGTGGAGGAATTGCGTCTGGGTTAACAg atcaGCTTATGAGACAGACATTCTCACCATTTGGACAAATTATGGAAATAAGAGTTTTCCCAGAAAAGGGCTATTCATTTGTCAG attttCAACCCATGAAAGTGCAGCCCATGCCATTGTTTCGGTGAACGGTACTACGATTGAAGGACATGTGGTTAAATGCTATTGGGGTAAAGAATCTCCTGATATGACTAAAAACTTCCAACAG GTCGACTATAGTCAGTGGGGCCAATGGAGCCAAGTGTATGGAAACCCACAACAATATGGACAGTATATGGCAAATGGGTGGCAAGTACCGCCTTATGGAGTATATGGGCAACCATGGAATCAACAAGGATTTGGAGTAGA tcaATCACCTTCTGCTGCTTGGATGGGTGGATTTGGTGCTCAGCCTCCCCAAGGACAAGCTCCTCCCCCTGTAATACCTCCTCCTAACCAAGCTGGATATGGTATGGCAAGTTACCAAACACAGTGA
- the TIAL1 gene encoding nucleolysin TIAR isoform X3, which translates to MITEQPDSRRVNSSVGFSVLQHTSNDPYCFVEFYEHRDAAAALAAMNGRKILGKEVKVNWATTPSSQKKDTSNHFHVFVGDLSPEITTEDIKSAFAPFGKISDARVVKDMATGKSKGYGFVSFYNKLDAENAIVHMGGQWLGGRQIRTNWATRKPPAPKSTQENNTKQLRFEDVVNQSSPKNCTVYCGGIASGLTDQLMRQTFSPFGQIMEIRVFPEKGYSFVRFSTHESAAHAIVSVNGTTIEGHVVKCYWGKESPDMTKNFQQVDYSQWGQWSQVYGNPQQYGQYMANGWQVPPYGVYGQPWNQQGFGVDQSPSAAWMGGFGAQPPQGQAPPPVIPPPNQAGYGMASYQTQ; encoded by the exons ATGATAACAGAG CAACCCGATAGCAGAAGGGTCAACTCTTCTGTTGGATTTTCTGTTTTGCAGCATACAAGCAATGACCCATATTGCTTTGTGGAATTTTATGAACACAGAGATGCAGCTGCTGCATTAGCTGCtatgaatgggagaaaaattttgggAAAG gaGGTCAAAGTAAACTGGGCAACTACACCAAGTAGCCAGAAAAAAGATACTTCCA ATCACTTCCATGTGTTTGTTGGGGATTTGAGTCCAGAAATTACAACAGAAGATATCAAATCAGCATTTGCCCCCTTTGGTAAAATATC GGATGCCCGGGTAGTTAAAGACATGGCAACTGGAAAATCCAAAGGCTATggttttgtatctttttataaCAAACTG gatgcagaaaatgcgaTTGTGCATATGGGAGGTCAGTGGTTGGGTGGTCGTCAAATCCGAACCAACTGGGCCACACGTAAACCACCTGCACCTAAAAGTACACAAGAAA ACAACACTAAGCAGTTGAGATTTGAAGATGTAGTAAACCAGTCAAGTCCAAAAAATTGTACTGTGTACTGTGGAGGAATTGCGTCTGGGTTAACAg atcaGCTTATGAGACAGACATTCTCACCATTTGGACAAATTATGGAAATAAGAGTTTTCCCAGAAAAGGGCTATTCATTTGTCAG attttCAACCCATGAAAGTGCAGCCCATGCCATTGTTTCGGTGAACGGTACTACGATTGAAGGACATGTGGTTAAATGCTATTGGGGTAAAGAATCTCCTGATATGACTAAAAACTTCCAACAG GTCGACTATAGTCAGTGGGGCCAATGGAGCCAAGTGTATGGAAACCCACAACAATATGGACAGTATATGGCAAATGGGTGGCAAGTACCGCCTTATGGAGTATATGGGCAACCATGGAATCAACAAGGATTTGGAGTAGA tcaATCACCTTCTGCTGCTTGGATGGGTGGATTTGGTGCTCAGCCTCCCCAAGGACAAGCTCCTCCCCCTGTAATACCTCCTCCTAACCAAGCTGGATATGGTATGGCAAGTTACCAAACACAGTGA
- the TIAL1 gene encoding nucleolysin TIAR isoform X4: protein MITEHTSNDPYCFVEFYEHRDAAAALAAMNGRKILGKEVKVNWATTPSSQKKDTSNHFHVFVGDLSPEITTEDIKSAFAPFGKISDARVVKDMATGKSKGYGFVSFYNKLDAENAIVHMGGQWLGGRQIRTNWATRKPPAPKSTQENNTKQLRFEDVVNQSSPKNCTVYCGGIASGLTDQLMRQTFSPFGQIMEIRVFPEKGYSFVRFSTHESAAHAIVSVNGTTIEGHVVKCYWGKESPDMTKNFQQVDYSQWGQWSQVYGNPQQYGQYMANGWQVPPYGVYGQPWNQQGFGVDQSPSAAWMGGFGAQPPQGQAPPPVIPPPNQAGYGMASYQTQ, encoded by the exons ATGATAACAGAG CATACAAGCAATGACCCATATTGCTTTGTGGAATTTTATGAACACAGAGATGCAGCTGCTGCATTAGCTGCtatgaatgggagaaaaattttgggAAAG gaGGTCAAAGTAAACTGGGCAACTACACCAAGTAGCCAGAAAAAAGATACTTCCA ATCACTTCCATGTGTTTGTTGGGGATTTGAGTCCAGAAATTACAACAGAAGATATCAAATCAGCATTTGCCCCCTTTGGTAAAATATC GGATGCCCGGGTAGTTAAAGACATGGCAACTGGAAAATCCAAAGGCTATggttttgtatctttttataaCAAACTG gatgcagaaaatgcgaTTGTGCATATGGGAGGTCAGTGGTTGGGTGGTCGTCAAATCCGAACCAACTGGGCCACACGTAAACCACCTGCACCTAAAAGTACACAAGAAA ACAACACTAAGCAGTTGAGATTTGAAGATGTAGTAAACCAGTCAAGTCCAAAAAATTGTACTGTGTACTGTGGAGGAATTGCGTCTGGGTTAACAg atcaGCTTATGAGACAGACATTCTCACCATTTGGACAAATTATGGAAATAAGAGTTTTCCCAGAAAAGGGCTATTCATTTGTCAG attttCAACCCATGAAAGTGCAGCCCATGCCATTGTTTCGGTGAACGGTACTACGATTGAAGGACATGTGGTTAAATGCTATTGGGGTAAAGAATCTCCTGATATGACTAAAAACTTCCAACAG GTCGACTATAGTCAGTGGGGCCAATGGAGCCAAGTGTATGGAAACCCACAACAATATGGACAGTATATGGCAAATGGGTGGCAAGTACCGCCTTATGGAGTATATGGGCAACCATGGAATCAACAAGGATTTGGAGTAGA tcaATCACCTTCTGCTGCTTGGATGGGTGGATTTGGTGCTCAGCCTCCCCAAGGACAAGCTCCTCCCCCTGTAATACCTCCTCCTAACCAAGCTGGATATGGTATGGCAAGTTACCAAACACAGTGA
- the TIAL1 gene encoding nucleolysin TIAR isoform X6 produces MDARVVKDMATGKSKGYGFVSFYNKLDAENAIVHMGGQWLGGRQIRTNWATRKPPAPKSTQENNTKQLRFEDVVNQSSPKNCTVYCGGIASGLTDQLMRQTFSPFGQIMEIRVFPEKGYSFVRFSTHESAAHAIVSVNGTTIEGHVVKCYWGKESPDMTKNFQQVDYSQWGQWSQVYGNPQQYGQYMANGWQVPPYGVYGQPWNQQGFGVDQSPSAAWMGGFGAQPPQGQAPPPVIPPPNQAGYGMASYQTQ; encoded by the exons AT GGATGCCCGGGTAGTTAAAGACATGGCAACTGGAAAATCCAAAGGCTATggttttgtatctttttataaCAAACTG gatgcagaaaatgcgaTTGTGCATATGGGAGGTCAGTGGTTGGGTGGTCGTCAAATCCGAACCAACTGGGCCACACGTAAACCACCTGCACCTAAAAGTACACAAGAAA ACAACACTAAGCAGTTGAGATTTGAAGATGTAGTAAACCAGTCAAGTCCAAAAAATTGTACTGTGTACTGTGGAGGAATTGCGTCTGGGTTAACAg atcaGCTTATGAGACAGACATTCTCACCATTTGGACAAATTATGGAAATAAGAGTTTTCCCAGAAAAGGGCTATTCATTTGTCAG attttCAACCCATGAAAGTGCAGCCCATGCCATTGTTTCGGTGAACGGTACTACGATTGAAGGACATGTGGTTAAATGCTATTGGGGTAAAGAATCTCCTGATATGACTAAAAACTTCCAACAG GTCGACTATAGTCAGTGGGGCCAATGGAGCCAAGTGTATGGAAACCCACAACAATATGGACAGTATATGGCAAATGGGTGGCAAGTACCGCCTTATGGAGTATATGGGCAACCATGGAATCAACAAGGATTTGGAGTAGA tcaATCACCTTCTGCTGCTTGGATGGGTGGATTTGGTGCTCAGCCTCCCCAAGGACAAGCTCCTCCCCCTGTAATACCTCCTCCTAACCAAGCTGGATATGGTATGGCAAGTTACCAAACACAGTGA
- the TIAL1 gene encoding nucleolysin TIAR isoform X5, producing the protein MMEDDGQPRTLYVGNLSRDVTEVLILQLFSQIGPCKSCKMITEQPDSRRVNSSVGFSVLQHTSNDPYCFVEFYEHRDAAAALAAMNGRKILGKEVKVNWATTPSSQKKDTSNHFHVFVGDLSPEITTEDIKSAFAPFGKISDARVVKDMATGKSKGYGFVSFYNKLDAENAIVHMGGQWLGGRQIRTNWATRKPPAPKSTQENNTKQLRFEDVVNQSSPKNCTVYCGGIASGLTDQLMRQTFSPFGQIMEIRVFPEKGYSFVRFSTHESAAHAIVSVNGTTIEGHVVKCYWGKESPDMTKNFQQVSPPQ; encoded by the exons ATGATGGAAGACGACGGGCAGCCCCGGACTCT ATACGTAGGTAACCTTTCCAGAGATGTGACAGAAGTCCTTATACTTCAGTTGTTCAGTCAGATTGGACCCTGTAAAAGCTGTAAAATGATAACAGAG CAACCCGATAGCAGAAGGGTCAACTCTTCTGTTGGATTTTCTGTTTTGCAGCATACAAGCAATGACCCATATTGCTTTGTGGAATTTTATGAACACAGAGATGCAGCTGCTGCATTAGCTGCtatgaatgggagaaaaattttgggAAAG gaGGTCAAAGTAAACTGGGCAACTACACCAAGTAGCCAGAAAAAAGATACTTCCA ATCACTTCCATGTGTTTGTTGGGGATTTGAGTCCAGAAATTACAACAGAAGATATCAAATCAGCATTTGCCCCCTTTGGTAAAATATC GGATGCCCGGGTAGTTAAAGACATGGCAACTGGAAAATCCAAAGGCTATggttttgtatctttttataaCAAACTG gatgcagaaaatgcgaTTGTGCATATGGGAGGTCAGTGGTTGGGTGGTCGTCAAATCCGAACCAACTGGGCCACACGTAAACCACCTGCACCTAAAAGTACACAAGAAA ACAACACTAAGCAGTTGAGATTTGAAGATGTAGTAAACCAGTCAAGTCCAAAAAATTGTACTGTGTACTGTGGAGGAATTGCGTCTGGGTTAACAg atcaGCTTATGAGACAGACATTCTCACCATTTGGACAAATTATGGAAATAAGAGTTTTCCCAGAAAAGGGCTATTCATTTGTCAG attttCAACCCATGAAAGTGCAGCCCATGCCATTGTTTCGGTGAACGGTACTACGATTGAAGGACATGTGGTTAAATGCTATTGGGGTAAAGAATCTCCTGATATGACTAAAAACTTCCAACAG GTGTCACCACCCCAATAA